From Streptomyces yatensis, one genomic window encodes:
- a CDS encoding ABC transporter permease has protein sequence MSRAEELGPRPERAGTVGLGARATRTGEKAVGSEVSGKAPNAPRPNSLWALALFRSELTTTLRRWRTLALLGVLALIPILIGVAVKIETSDGGSLGGGRGADGQGPAFFSQITNNGIFLVFASLAATLPVFLPMVIGVITGDAIAGEAGAGTLRYLLVAPAGRTRLLLAKFTTSMAFCLIATLIVALSGLVTGALLFPLGDVTLISGITVSFEEALLRAVGVAALVALSLVGIATVGLFISTLTNSGIAAMATTVGLVVTAQILDSIPQLHAIHPYLFPHYWLSFADLLREPVYWDELVKNLGLQGLYVAVFGSAAWARFTAKDITA, from the coding sequence ATGTCGCGGGCTGAGGAACTGGGGCCGCGGCCCGAGAGAGCAGGAACGGTTGGCCTCGGCGCACGGGCCACCCGGACGGGTGAGAAGGCGGTGGGTTCGGAGGTCAGCGGAAAGGCCCCGAACGCGCCCCGCCCGAACTCCCTGTGGGCCCTGGCGCTCTTCCGCTCCGAGCTGACCACCACCCTCCGCCGCTGGCGGACCCTGGCCCTGCTCGGAGTGCTCGCGCTGATCCCGATCCTCATCGGCGTCGCCGTGAAGATCGAGACGAGCGACGGCGGCAGCCTCGGCGGCGGCCGTGGCGCGGACGGACAGGGCCCCGCCTTCTTCTCGCAGATCACCAACAACGGGATCTTCCTGGTCTTCGCGTCACTGGCGGCGACGCTGCCCGTCTTCCTGCCGATGGTGATCGGCGTGATCACCGGTGACGCCATCGCCGGTGAGGCGGGCGCCGGAACGCTGCGCTATCTGCTGGTGGCCCCCGCCGGGCGGACCCGTCTCCTGCTGGCCAAATTCACCACGTCCATGGCCTTCTGCCTGATCGCGACCCTGATCGTGGCACTCTCGGGCCTGGTGACGGGGGCGCTGCTCTTCCCGCTCGGCGATGTCACGCTGATCTCGGGCATCACCGTCTCGTTCGAGGAAGCGCTGCTCCGGGCGGTCGGTGTGGCGGCCCTGGTGGCCCTGTCACTGGTGGGGATCGCGACGGTGGGGCTGTTCATCTCCACCCTCACCAACAGCGGAATCGCGGCCATGGCCACGACCGTGGGGCTGGTGGTCACCGCGCAGATCCTCGACAGCATCCCGCAGCTCCACGCGATCCACCCGTATCTCTTCCCGCACTACTGGCTCAGCTTCGCCGATCTCCTGCGCGAGCCGGTCTACTGGGACGAGCTGGTCAAGAATCTGGGGCTGCAGGGGCTGTACGTCGCCGTGTTCGGCTCGGCGGCCTGGGCCCGGTTCACCGCGAAGGACATCACGGCCTGA
- a CDS encoding ABC transporter ATP-binding protein, with amino-acid sequence MEQRSTEGNDTAVETRGLTKRYRGGQLAVDALDLSVPRGSVFGFLGPNGSGKTTTIRMLMGLIEPTSGRARLLGEPMPRAARSVLPRVGALIEGPALYPFLTGRDNLLRYDAADPTADPRTRVPRVEAALDRVGLAAAAGKKARAYSLGMKQRLGLAAALLQPRELLVLDEPTNGLDPQGMREIRSLVRELAEEGTTVFLSSHLLDEIEQVCTHAAVMAQGRLIAQGTVAELAAGSRGRLVVTTPDPADAVRILKEHGVTDLVVLDERVSGELPVPGPGADDAPLELADLNAALVRAGVRVRAFGAERASLEDAFVALTGEGFDVAG; translated from the coding sequence GTGGAGCAGCGGTCCACCGAGGGGAACGACACCGCGGTGGAGACCCGCGGGCTCACCAAGCGCTACCGGGGCGGACAGCTCGCGGTCGACGCACTCGACCTGTCCGTGCCGCGTGGCAGCGTCTTCGGCTTCCTCGGGCCCAACGGCTCGGGGAAGACGACGACGATCCGCATGCTCATGGGCCTGATCGAGCCCACCTCGGGCAGAGCCAGGCTGCTCGGCGAGCCGATGCCGCGCGCCGCCCGGAGCGTGCTGCCCAGGGTGGGCGCCCTCATCGAGGGCCCCGCCCTCTACCCCTTTCTGACCGGCCGCGACAATCTGCTGCGCTACGACGCCGCGGACCCCACGGCCGACCCCCGCACCCGCGTCCCCCGCGTCGAGGCCGCCCTGGACCGGGTCGGGCTGGCCGCCGCGGCGGGGAAGAAGGCCCGCGCGTACTCGCTCGGTATGAAGCAGCGCCTGGGCCTGGCCGCCGCGCTGCTCCAGCCGCGTGAGCTGCTGGTCCTGGACGAGCCGACCAACGGCCTCGATCCGCAGGGCATGCGCGAGATCCGTTCCCTGGTGCGCGAACTGGCCGAGGAGGGCACCACCGTCTTCCTCTCCTCGCATCTCCTCGACGAGATCGAACAGGTCTGCACCCACGCCGCCGTGATGGCCCAGGGCCGTCTCATCGCCCAGGGCACGGTGGCCGAGCTGGCGGCGGGCAGCCGGGGCAGGCTGGTCGTCACCACCCCGGACCCGGCGGACGCGGTCCGGATCCTGAAGGAGCACGGTGTGACGGATCTGGTGGTCCTGGACGAGCGCGTCTCCGGCGAGCTGCCGGTGCCCGGGCCCGGTGCGGACGACGCACCGCTGGAGCTGGCCGATCTCAACGCCGCCCTCGTCCGCGCCGGGGTGCGGGTCCGGGCCTTCGGGGCCGAACGCGCCTCGCTCGAGGACGCCTTTGTGGCGCTGACCGGGGAGGGCTTCGATGTCGCGGGCTGA